Part of the Rhizobium sp. N324 genome, CCGCCGCCGCGCTAGGTCCTTAGCGCGCATCGTCCTTGCAACTCGCAACTCACTCAGCCTCGACGCATTCGCAGGCGTGATAACGCCGGCTGCGAAAGACAGAAGACGCACTGCTGTAGTCTCCGGCTCCCGCCGCTGCTTGGATGACGGCTTGCGCCAGTCGTTGACAAAACTCAATTGGCCAGCCATCATTCCCGTTGCCCGGCCATTTGTAATGATTAAGTCTGAGGTGGTGCCATGCCTCGCATGATCAGGTTCATGCTCACGCGGTTGGCGACGGGGTTCGCAATTGGATCCGCCGTGGGCTTCTTCGTTCGGCAAAATGGATTTGCCGCGGCAGGCACGCTTGAGGATTATCTCGCGCAGGGCCTGTTCATCTACCTCTTCGCAAGCACCATCAGCATGGGTTACCTCGCGACGGCCCTGCTCCTCGAAGAATAGCGCCAGACGCTCTCCGTCGCATGTTGGTGCTCGTTGCGCCCGTTCGTCTGCACTTCCCTATAAGCCCGCCAGTCCGACGGTATCCGCATGTGTCGTCAGCGCCACCGTTGATGCGGACAAGGCCTGAAGCAAGCGATGAAGACAGTCGAGATGACAAAAACAATCCGTCCTAGAGCATTTTTGCGCCTGGCCATAACGGAGCAAGCGATCGCCATATTGACGGTTGTCGAATTCCGGCGCGGTTATCGCCCTGCCCCGAGGTCAGCACGCCTTCCGCAGCAGATCGACGCTGTCGACCACGACGACCCTGCCTCTGACTTCGACCCCTGCAGGACCGAGGGCAGCGAAAGCCCGCGAAAGGGCTTCGGGCGCAACCCCGAGTTTGCCGGCCAGAATTCTCTTCCGGTAAGGCAGGCGAAAGGTGGCCTGCGATGCTGAGGCCGGGCAGCGGCTGACGAGGTAATTCGCAACACGCTGTGCAGCCGTGTGCAGCCGGTCTCCCGCTATGCAATCCATGGCACCGAGCAGATGCCGGGCCATGATGCGCATGACGTTGCGACGCATGACGGGGTCCCGGTCGGCAAGCGCCCGCAACTCCACAAGGTCGAACAACGCGACCTCTGCGCCGTCGGCGGACCATGCGCTGTAGGTGTAGGAGCCGCCTCCCGACAGGAGATATTCACCGAACGTCTCGCCCGGTTCGCAGATGCAGATATCTGCCTGGCGCCCCGCGGATTCCGACTTCGAAAGTCGCACGAAGCCGCGCATCACGCAATAGACGAACGACGCCTGCTGGCCCTCGGCGATGATCCGCTCGTCCGGTGCGAAGCTCTGGAACTGAGCCGTGTCGGCCAGTTCTTCTATCCTTGCTTTGTCCAGGCCGTGAAACAGGTCAGATCGCAAAAGTATGGGATGTCTCGATAGCATCGATCTTCCTTTCGTTTCGGCCGTGAGCGGTTCAAGGTCTTTTGCAATCGGTTTCGTCCTCGACGAGGATTCGCCAAGCTGCTCCTTCAAGGTCGTCGTACTGGCGGTTCGACAGCGACCAGAGGAACGCCAGGAGACCCATTCCCCCCATCAGCATTGCGATCGGCATCAGATAGATCAGCATGTTCATGTGGTTTCAACTTCCGCACGTCCGCCGGCAAGCGGCTCGCTCCATAGGCCGAAGGCATTTAATCGCAGCGCATTCGTCACGACGATGATCGACGAAGTCGACATGGCCACCGCCGCTATCAGCGGCGTTGCCCCGCCGGCGATTGCGATCGGTACCGCAAGCACGTTGTAACCGATGGCGAGAGCTAAGTTCTGGCGAATGAGGCTGGCGGATCTTCGTGCAACGGCGATTGCCTCAGGAACGGCATCGAGACGATCGTTGAAGAAGATAAGGTCGGCGGCTTGCCTGCCGACGTCGGATGCGGTTGCGGGCGCCATCGAGACCTGCGCGGCGGCCAGCGCCGGTGCGTCGTTGATCCCGTCGCCGACCATGAGCACGCGATAGCCCTCGGCCCCCAGCCTCTGGAGTTCCTCGACCTTCTGTTTCGGCCCCAGGTCGCCCAGAGCTTTGCCGATACCGAGAGCCCGCGCTGTGTTGTCGACGACGGCCTGCCTGTCGCCGGATACTATCAGCGTTTCGATACCGGCTGCAGCGAGCTGGCGGAAAGCCTCCGCGGCGCCCGGACGAAGCGTGTCGTCAAACAGGAAACGGGCGAGATCGACGCCGTTTTTCGACAGGACCACCTCCGAAAACGGAGTATCGCCCGCGGGCGTGAGCCCGGTTCCGCAGGCAAAGGCCCGGTTGCCGAGCCGATAGAAGTCCGCTCCTTTCCAGGCTTCCAGCCCCCCGCCGGCGATTTCCGTGACCCTGTCGAAGGCGAAGGGGTAAGAGATGTCTATGTCCCGCACCAGACCCTGGGAAAGCGGATGCCGTGAATTCGCCGCCATTGCGCAAACGATGGCGCTGTTGCCCGCGATCGCGTCGCTTCGGACGAGGCGGGGCCGGCCCATCGTCAGGGTGCCGGTCTTGTCGAAGGCCACCATGTCCGCGTCGGCCAGTCTTTCGAGCGCCGAACCGTCCTTCACCACGATGCCCCTGCGGAAAAGTTCGCCGGCGGCGACCACCTGGACCACCGGTACAGCAAGGCCCAATGCGCAGGGGCATGTGATGATCAGCACCGCGACCGCGACCAGCATGGCCTGTTTCCAATCGCCCCCAAGCAAGCCCCAGGCGAGAAAGGAGGCCAGCGCCAACAGGTGCACGGCGGGAGAATAAAGTGCTGCGGCGCGATCGGCGACCCGGCGATAACGAGCCCTGCCGCCCTCGGCCGCTTCCATCAGGCCGATGATCTCGGAAAGAAGCGAATCCCTTGCCACTTTGGTCGCCCGCAGGACGAGCGAACCGGTCAGGTTCATCGCACCCGAATTCAGCGCGCTGCCTGCGGCGACGGCGACCGTGCTGCTTTCACCGGTGACGATGGAGAGGTCAACATCGCTCTCGCCGCTGACGATCATGCCATCGACGGGAATGCGTCGGCCGGCGGCAATCGCGATGTTATCCCCGACGGCGATCTCTTCGACCGGGATGTAGTGCCGCGACCCGTCCGGCATCATCAGCTGCGCCCCGCGCGGCGCCAGTCTGGCAAGCCCGTTGATCGCGGCGCGGGCTTTTTCCCGCATTACATGATCGAGGGTTCTGCCGATCAGCAGGAAGAACAGCAGAGACACCGACGCGTCGAACCAGGCATGTTCGCCATGGTGCATGGTTTCCCATAGGGAAACCGCATAGGACAGCGTCACTGCAAGCGAGATCGGAACATCCATGTTGGTGCGCCTACGCTTGAGCCCGCTCCAGGC contains:
- a CDS encoding Crp/Fnr family transcriptional regulator, which codes for MLSRHPILLRSDLFHGLDKARIEELADTAQFQSFAPDERIIAEGQQASFVYCVMRGFVRLSKSESAGRQADICICEPGETFGEYLLSGGGSYTYSAWSADGAEVALFDLVELRALADRDPVMRRNVMRIMARHLLGAMDCIAGDRLHTAAQRVANYLVSRCPASASQATFRLPYRKRILAGKLGVAPEALSRAFAALGPAGVEVRGRVVVVDSVDLLRKAC
- the ccoS gene encoding cbb3-type cytochrome oxidase assembly protein CcoS encodes the protein MNMLIYLMPIAMLMGGMGLLAFLWSLSNRQYDDLEGAAWRILVEDETDCKRP
- a CDS encoding cation-translocating P-type ATPase, which gives rise to MTCCSMDAESVLGLSATSASAEEVCLASHPLGAGLRQVDLSVPDVHCGGCILTLEKALSALAFVRKARVNLTARRVTCVYQEEIEAKATDPSEILAAITLAGYRAHLITSTAPETDRIRNQLLLAIGVSGFAAANIMMLSVSVWSGADAATRDMFHWISAMIAAPALVYGGRFFFKSAWSGLKRRRTNMDVPISLAVTLSYAVSLWETMHHGEHAWFDASVSLLFFLLIGRTLDHVMREKARAAINGLARLAPRGAQLMMPDGSRHYIPVEEIAVGDNIAIAAGRRIPVDGMIVSGESDVDLSIVTGESSTVAVAAGSALNSGAMNLTGSLVLRATKVARDSLLSEIIGLMEAAEGGRARYRRVADRAAALYSPAVHLLALASFLAWGLLGGDWKQAMLVAVAVLIITCPCALGLAVPVVQVVAAGELFRRGIVVKDGSALERLADADMVAFDKTGTLTMGRPRLVRSDAIAGNSAIVCAMAANSRHPLSQGLVRDIDISYPFAFDRVTEIAGGGLEAWKGADFYRLGNRAFACGTGLTPAGDTPFSEVVLSKNGVDLARFLFDDTLRPGAAEAFRQLAAAGIETLIVSGDRQAVVDNTARALGIGKALGDLGPKQKVEELQRLGAEGYRVLMVGDGINDAPALAAAQVSMAPATASDVGRQAADLIFFNDRLDAVPEAIAVARRSASLIRQNLALAIGYNVLAVPIAIAGGATPLIAAVAMSTSSIIVVTNALRLNAFGLWSEPLAGGRAEVETT